caaaacaTCGATACGATCATTTTCGTCATTAGCCATTTTAATAAGAACGATAGGGTAACTAAAGGGTAACTAAGAAGtacttgtaataattttaagaccaTCAGTTGTATATTTcgttggcaaataaatgaaagtgAATATGCTGTcttaatctaaaatatattttactaatcaacCAACGCATCAATTTCAAATGAGATGccattaatatgtatttaatatcaaaGCGTATACAAATGTTGAACACCAGCGGTCAAAACTCCGCCGTACCCTTTTGAACTTGTTGCACAAGCTTGATAACTGATACTAACACGTTGCTACACTGACGAGCTAGAACAACGCCTACGCTTTATGTAACTGATCGCACCAAACATTGCACTAGCATGCATTGCTACTGATTTATTCGATTGTGAAAagttttttcttctaaatagGCTAATAAATCGCTGGTAATGCATGTGCCGCAGATAAGTCGTGATACATCAGCAGAACTTCATGCGGCATCGGTTCTTAGATTCTACATAAATACATGAATTGATTTAcgattatacatatatagactaAGAATTAGGTaatctagtttaaaatatttgattgaaaGTCACTCAAAAGTATtccattcaaataataaaatacataaattaatagcaATACGGTCAATACATTTATACTCATTATAAATCTATGATTTAGTCAATAAGGCAGCCCCGAATCGTCCCTGACGCAAAAATGCCCATTACACTTGCTGCAATTCCCCGATGTATCGCGAGGGATATGCGTTGCCACAAGGcctaaatactttttatagaaaccaaaaatgaaaatatataataaataattgtaatgttGTAATACATGtgaatgtattaaaatatcacaattatttattatcagtcTAGAATAAAAATAGCTAAAAAAAGATTGTCGCAATTACAGCTATGGTACTGATACACTACCTAATGGCCGCTAAATGGCTAAATCCAAGGATTTCTGAATCagattattttagaaattaattattgtgaaACAATAAGTAGTTCAAATCTTGTGATGATTGATGATCTCAAAGAGATCTTTTCTATAGGCGTACGTAACATTGACAATACTATCCAATAACGAACCAGTAACAATGATCATCTCATCACGATTTTTTGATCGAAATTGAAATCACCTGTGACAGGCGGCGAAGATCCCGCGCCatgtagtttgtatgaaagtgTGATGGCCCGAGAGCGAAGAAGTGGCAGGGGTGTAGTATATAAGTGAGCGCGGTACTACCACTCTGGCATAGTTCACGAGATACCACGTGCCCCGGTGTCGCACGTccaaaacacacacacaaacatgAAGTTCTTGGTAAGTTATTACTTACTATAAATTAAGTGGACCAAATACCTTTTCCCTGACCTATTTAAACGAAACAGGATTCAAGGATTTCTGCAAGCTCTTGCGTCAGAGCGTACTAAATTGGGTCTTCGTTTTAAGGTGGCTTCGGCATTTGAACTTTGACTTTTCAGTCCAGTAGGTACATCGAATTACTCTTTAGTGGAGTAATCCTACTTTTGGATTACGAATATCGCGTTTTAGGTTTCATcgcaaatataatttgattagttttaataaCCTTGATGAAGAAAGTTAAACTtgattctattattatatttattgaaacttcAATTCATTCCACggatgaaaaaaaagaaagaacgATTCAATCTCACAATTGTCTAATTTTATGACTGATCAATTTACCTACCTTTTCCAAATACACAAATTGTCGCGATGGTTATTGTTCATAGTGGCTCTTTCAAATTCATTCCAGATTCTAtgacacattaaaaaaaactcaaataaCGTTAAAACGACAAAATCCGTCCTTCCATCAACAGACATTAGAATTGGAATACAAAAGTCTCATTGTAGAACTTTTATCTCTCGTTTAGAGAATTTgatactctctctctctcatctaaatGCTCTGCCGGTTCCTTCCTCTGTCATAAAACGTCATTATCAAGTGGTATAATAagttagatataaaataatttgtagatactctattatgttatttatagatacgactacgtatgtatgtagtaCATTTGATATGATGTAATGCACTTTCTCGGTCAAACAAATTCAGTGATACAGTCTCAGCCGTTTTGAACTCGGTCAGTTTAATTGCATAGTTTTGGTGCAGTGTAATTGATTATTGATGTGATGAGTGAGAGGTGTGTGATTGATTACAGGTTCATGGATtgcaaaatataacttatagaTATGTGATTAAAACTGGCagttaattgatttattgttatgaTTAAACTAATAAGCCGTATAGAAAGCGAGGCTCCGATGATTAACGACAATGGAAACGATTGGGAAACTCTCAGATAAGGAGAGATAACTTTATATAGAATTAGATGtcacattttttctttaatgacACTAATTATATTCTCACGAGAAACGtgcgtttaaaattttaaatttatcagcatcgtaattaataattgacggttaaaatgttaatttactgCCACTTCATCTCCTTTATGGCCCCCAATCaaagtaattataaagaaCTTTTGCAAAGAGTtgagatgtttatctattacattttatacatagtttattaagaaatttggtttcgaccaaaatttaaatgaccCAATGGTATGTCAATTTTGAACCTTAATCGGTTTTTAAACAAAGCTGTAGACCCCCATTTCGTTATCATTCAGATTTGTTACGATAGTGCGTTACATAAGATTATGTCATTACAAGAGGAAATAGGATAACAAAGCACATAACGTCAACTTGatctcaataaaaacaatgctGTTGTGGACATGCGCATAAGAGTCGATATGTGTATTGTTGGGCCCACTTTCGCCCAACCTGCGTGTCGAATGGGCCGGGTTTCACAAGATGGCCTATTGTATCTGCTTCATTTTATCTTGCGACATTGCGAATATGATTAAGCTTTTTGTCTGACATCATCAACTGTATGTAGATAATATCAACTTTTACTGACTTACAACAACTTAAATGTACAAAGATGATTCATGATTTTCAACATTCAGTTCGCAATTTTTGATGTAAACTTTACCCAGCTTAGTAAGATTAATAATAgacaaattcaattaaatttaacaaatacaatCAAACTTAGCAAAATTCTGATCTCATtgggaaaataaaaacaaaatcattataGCAAGAAGGATAAAAACTACATCTAACTAAGCCCGATACTTTTTCACTATTCCAGGTAGTAACTTGCGCCGTCCTGTCTCTAGCAGCAGCTCTTCCCCAAAGAAGAGTGCAGCTGAGACCGCAGCCGGAGCCCCAACAACAACAGCAGATTGACGACCAACAACAGGCAGAACAGAACTACAACGCTTACCAGCAGCAACCCCAGGAGTACAGACAACAGCCTCAAGCACAACAACAACAGCAGCAAAATGAATACCAGCCACAACAGTTCAGAAAACCAGTGGACGTAGACTTCAGAGGCAAAGTTGAGCTCGACACTACCACCTTTATCCCCATCATCCGTTTCGACAAAGAACAAGGAACTGATGGAAGCTACAAAACTgcgtaagtacttatattaatgtttGGTACATAGTATTTggatattatttcattaaaataaatgatcacTATAGTCTGCTAGCTACatcgtaacaaaataaatcaaccCCGAAAGTTTTCTCTGTGTCATCGTTTGGGCATAGATTTGAGTATATCAATTGAAAAGAATACCATATCTGTTGTTTTCTCTTAAAACGTTCTAAAATCAATCCATAAGTGTTAACTTTTCAAAGAACCCACAATTTTAGTTTGATAACCATGTTCTTGtaagtaaatgaaaaattacactGTATTTTACCCGTTCTagttcataaattataatcatgttttataaatacataatataaatctaaaaattatataacgaATCAAGTAAACGTGTCGTAATCTGTAATTAGAATCTAAATCTAGTAGTGTGAATTTATAATCactcataacatttttattggttataattataattgctACCAACTTCGTTAAACTAATTTACTGTCCataatgtgtgtgtgtttttttattagttggctaataaaattaacttatattTCGATTCCAGATACGAAACTGGTAACAACATTCAGGCTGAAGAATCAGGCTACCTGAAGAGCGTTGGAGAGAACGATGCCCTGGTCCAACAGGGAACCTACACGTACACCGCCCCTGATGGCCAGGTCATCACAGTCGAATACACTGCTGATGAATTGGGCTTCAGAGTGAAGGGAGACCACATCCCAACCCCACCTCCAGTCTCCCCTGAAATCCAGAAAGGTTTAGATCTCATCTACGCTGGAATCAAAGCTAACCAGGTAAAGTCTATGCGCCAGCGGCCATCTTAGCTATTTTCATCTATGGATGTAATGTTTCTGTTATATGATCATTATAAACAGTTGAGGCTATAGCGTTACGATCGTTATTATTTGTTGCGTTAATGTCATAAACCCGCGCTTATAATAGTATGAGTAACTTGACTTGTATACagaacatatatagatatgtacTGTATACAAATCAAGTTCACCAAATAATGCTACTTTTTACATAACTTATGTTCATAAAAGAATCATTTTTATGGGTGGATATTTGGCTCTCGTTCAAAGCGTTGTTTTAGTAAATTACTAGGTTTTAGGAGTAAccaacatacacacatacacaccaTATAGTTTcgaatgtataatattagtaggcaTATAGATATATGcctagtatattatttaaagatacacacaatttaaaacataattatttatcaataccATTCCTACATAGAGAGAAGTTTGCacgtaaaacataaaatttcgtcaaaaatttacatattgcTACCGTGATTGATATACTTTATGACATTTACAGAATTTCTAATcacaaaattaagttaaatggCTCGAACCTTCCACTAAAGTTTTATTTGGAACTTATAACTATTCATAAGTTAATCCAGTTTTGCATTACGTCATCGTGGACTCGTGGACATCTGacataatatgataatttatacaattttattacgcTTTcgacgtgttttttttttgtatcaaatatttatttagggtGTCAGTTTCATCTTTAAAGAAAGTTATGTTACTCGGCCTTGATCCGAATCCAAAAGGTCACTCGTTGCGTAAAAATTTCCATTTAATCAGCATGGAGAGTAGCAGATGAGACCAAAATGTCAAGGTTATCCGCATCTGTTATAATATCTGCTAAACGCGTTCTtgatataaagattttttaaattgtagtaCTGCCAaggtttaataatatacaatacaattacgCTTAACTATAgcaaaaaaaagatatttgaattaaaatacagataaaagacacatatagataaataacttACATCAATGAAAATTCAAGTTGAACTTGAAATTAAGGCAAAAGTGATCAATCACTTGGCtactaagtatttataaaatttataagctCAAGAACATGCATTTCTATAACTAGTACAATGACTAATAATAATGGGCAACcacttaataaatacattaaaattgagaaatttgaattcggaatacatttatatttttgttgtacatAGGAGCGAGCTGCTTTAGAAGCAAAGAACAACCCAGAAGCAGCGAGACAACAGGAAGAAAAGGCGGCGCTTGACTACAAGGGACAGTACTACCAGCAATAGACTTTTAGACTAAGTATTTAGGCATCAAGTACATATCGATACGAGTGAGCTAGAATTGTGGCCATACTTGTATTAGCACTTTTTGTTTACACAAACATGCATTAGCGTGTTTCacagcatattttttaaactgtatgGTTGCAATTCAAGGTTGATCGTGACTCCTGTTAATTGTATTAGCAAGTGACTAAGgtactttaatatttcttcattCGATTACTTTCAATTTTATAGGTACGTATTgccagtattatataaaattactgatACAATCGAAAGATGATTGTGTACAAACATAGTTTatgatttctaaaataatgtaattattttcaaattaatattcaaaattaatttccacTTAAGAATTAGGCATGGTATTAGgctttaaattgttttgtttattgtaacGATTTAACGTGCCAatcgataaaattttaaacgcagacatatttttgtagatcAGTACCGAagtcaacaatatttttgaatgtgATAAAATTAGTATCATAGTTAAgtgttcatattttatattttttatacttttgtaCATACCTTATTAACTTATGATTATGACTGTGttgaaaaagaataaaaatgttacagaAATTACTGTGGCCTGTCTATTAATTCAGCTCTACCCTCACGAAAATGGATTTACTCTATGTAATCCCTGATTTACCaacagcatttatttattagttctaGTAGCTTGACAATGTAACATAGGAGgagaactaaataaaactttaatttattttcaaaatatctatattgacgaactcggtggcgcagtggtaaagatcatgccactgaaccgagaggtccaggGTTCGATCCTTGGTcggggtcatgatggaaaatgatctttttctgattggcccgggtcttagatgttatatgtatatgttatacatatatagatatatatatgtatatgttataaaatatagtaccgtataaaatatagttagtatcccataacacaagtctcgaacttactttggggctagctcaacctgtgtgattcatcctaatatatttatttataccttgGTGGtgcatatacatacatataacacGTGCAACGTGCAACAGTGCAACACGTGCAACCAGGAGCGgttgttcaaaatttttgaaaaatcgcTCCTGGGTTCCATTTGCACAATATACaggtactagcttttgcccgcggctttgcatgcgtgaatttcagttctCATCGCGTAATCTCGCATGTCGCAGGAGTAACTAAGGTTCGAAACTGGGTCCTACAGTAGTTTAGCCATCCGTAATTTCTTATCTATGGTAATTAGTGAACATATGTACATGTAAGGcaaggataaaaaatataggtagtcTAAAATACAGGTAAGGATACAAAATCAGTAGATTCTAAAAGGTAAACAAGGGAAAGGGCTAAAATGAGATAAAATCGtgatactttaaaaaataaaaatacctacattgtGATTATTTACACAGAAAGCCATGCTCATGATAAGGACGAGCTTTTAAGGTTCCAAGGAAAGTTGAAGTTGGCTGATGTTATCTTAACAATAAATACGTGTCTGTAGTACGTGATCCACAGTATGATTATGTGTTTGATCATCTCGGATGCAGGATGCATATCAAAAATCTTGACAGCCTTAGAAAGCAGGGAATTAACGTATTTGGCTGGAATGGCTTGGGTTTTCCATCATTAGATTTACAATCTGTAAATGAATCTTGGAAGTAAACGAAAACTGGatgaaaatattctgaaatatcgtggaattaaaaaatacgca
This sequence is a window from Plodia interpunctella isolate USDA-ARS_2022_Savannah chromosome 6, ilPloInte3.2, whole genome shotgun sequence. Protein-coding genes within it:
- the Cpr49Ah gene encoding cuticle protein 3, with protein sequence MKFLVVTCAVLSLAAALPQRRVQLRPQPEPQQQQQIDDQQQAEQNYNAYQQQPQEYRQQPQAQQQQQQNEYQPQQFRKPVDVDFRGKVELDTTTFIPIIRFDKEQGTDGSYKTAYETGNNIQAEESGYLKSVGENDALVQQGTYTYTAPDGQVITVEYTADELGFRVKGDHIPTPPPVSPEIQKGLDLIYAGIKANQERAALEAKNNPEAARQQEEKAALDYKGQYYQQ